A window from Streptomyces sp. NBC_00335 encodes these proteins:
- a CDS encoding substrate-binding domain-containing protein gives MRPHVDQRQAQVLSLVRARGSARVADLARELGISPVTLRRDVEAMAARGEIRRMHGVISRLESDSVGAETGSTGAQAVSDAATAAAAATGRGGAGLVIGMVVPTTEYYFADVVRGAREVVEARGARLAVGLTRYLAGEDRTQADRLLSTGADGLLLTPNWAAGAAGPGEGAWTAELPVPTVLVERWAPPGHPAASLDRVTSDHADGAARAVRHLAELGHKRIALASRETPTSGRLRTGYAAAVATLGLEPAPAWPAAGAAPLAEAEAFARTLDYLCAAVAEGGVTAALIHSDTDAIMLIPRLQARGVRVPEDLAVITYDDEVAELADVPLSAVAPAKREVGARAAGMLLDRLEDRGAGREGPRQHLDLLPRLTVRP, from the coding sequence TTGAGACCACATGTCGACCAGCGCCAGGCCCAGGTGCTCTCCCTCGTCCGGGCCCGGGGCAGTGCCCGCGTCGCGGACCTCGCCAGGGAACTGGGCATCTCCCCCGTCACCCTGCGGCGGGACGTCGAGGCGATGGCGGCGCGGGGCGAGATCCGGCGGATGCACGGGGTGATCAGCCGGCTGGAGTCCGACTCGGTGGGCGCGGAGACCGGCTCCACGGGCGCGCAGGCGGTCTCCGACGCGGCCACGGCCGCGGCCGCCGCCACGGGCCGGGGCGGCGCCGGGCTGGTGATCGGGATGGTCGTGCCGACCACCGAGTACTACTTCGCCGACGTCGTGCGGGGGGCCCGCGAGGTGGTCGAGGCACGGGGCGCGCGGCTCGCCGTGGGGCTGACGCGGTATCTGGCGGGCGAGGACCGCACGCAGGCGGACCGGTTGCTGTCCACGGGGGCCGACGGCCTGCTGCTGACCCCGAACTGGGCGGCCGGGGCGGCCGGACCCGGCGAAGGGGCGTGGACGGCCGAACTGCCCGTGCCCACCGTCCTGGTGGAGCGGTGGGCCCCGCCGGGGCATCCCGCGGCTTCCCTGGACCGGGTGACCTCCGACCACGCGGACGGCGCGGCGCGGGCCGTGCGGCACCTGGCGGAACTGGGTCACAAGCGGATCGCCCTGGCCAGCCGGGAGACCCCGACGTCGGGGCGGCTGCGGACCGGCTACGCGGCGGCCGTGGCCACGCTCGGTCTGGAGCCGGCTCCGGCGTGGCCCGCGGCCGGAGCGGCGCCGCTCGCGGAGGCGGAGGCGTTCGCGCGGACCCTGGACTACTTGTGCGCGGCGGTGGCGGAGGGGGGGGTGACCGCCGCCCTGATCCACAGCGACACGGACGCGATCATGCTGATCCCGCGGCTCCAGGCGCGGGGGGTGCGGGTGCCGGAGGACCTGGCGGTGATCACGTACGACGACGAGGTGGCCGAGCTGGCCGACGTACCGCTGTCGGCGGTGGCGCCGGCCAAGCGCGAGGTGGGGGCGCGGGCGGCCGGAATGCTGCTGGACCGGCTGGAGGACCGCGGGGCGGGGCGGGAGGGGCCGCGGCAGCATCTCGACCTGCTTCCCCGGCTGACCGTCCGGCCGTAG
- a CDS encoding hydroxyacid dehydrogenase yields the protein MSPGTRAAVLGERILPELVRVADVDPGLLVTDFGAASCEEAVRQRLAVAEVLFTGWGCPVLDARALELMPELRAVVHAAGSVKHHVTEACWDRGLLVSSSAAVNALPVAEYTLAAILFANKRVLDSAHAYRAARGHVDPLRHYPAVGNYRRTVGLIGASLIGRRVLELLRPFDLRVLVHDPYADPAELAALGAEAVALDELLSRSDVVSLHAPELPETRRLLDAPRLALMPDGATLVNTARGSLVDTAALTGELVSGRLHAVLDHTEPEVLPASSPLYDLPNVLLTPHVAGSLGGELDRLAASAVGELERYASGLGFRHAVDRDRLGYSA from the coding sequence ATGAGCCCGGGAACCCGGGCCGCCGTCCTCGGAGAACGGATCCTTCCGGAGCTGGTCCGGGTCGCCGATGTGGACCCCGGACTGCTCGTCACCGACTTCGGCGCCGCCTCCTGCGAGGAGGCCGTGCGGCAGCGGCTGGCCGTGGCCGAGGTCCTGTTCACCGGGTGGGGCTGTCCTGTGCTGGACGCACGGGCGCTGGAGCTGATGCCGGAGCTCCGGGCGGTCGTGCACGCGGCCGGCAGCGTCAAACACCATGTGACCGAGGCTTGTTGGGATCGGGGGCTGCTGGTGTCGAGTTCCGCCGCCGTGAACGCCCTGCCGGTCGCCGAGTACACGCTCGCCGCCATCCTGTTCGCCAACAAGCGGGTACTGGACTCCGCGCACGCCTACCGGGCCGCCCGCGGCCACGTCGACCCGCTGCGGCACTATCCCGCCGTCGGCAACTACCGCCGCACCGTCGGGCTGATCGGCGCCTCCCTCATCGGCCGGCGCGTCCTGGAACTGCTGCGCCCCTTCGACCTGCGGGTGCTCGTGCACGATCCGTACGCCGATCCGGCCGAGCTCGCCGCCCTCGGCGCCGAGGCCGTCGCCCTGGACGAACTGCTCTCCCGCAGCGACGTGGTGAGCCTGCACGCTCCCGAACTGCCGGAGACCCGACGGCTGCTGGACGCGCCCCGGCTGGCCCTCATGCCGGACGGGGCCACCCTCGTCAACACCGCGCGCGGCTCGCTCGTCGACACCGCGGCGCTGACCGGGGAACTGGTCTCGGGGCGGCTGCACGCCGTGCTCGACCACACCGAGCCGGAGGTGCTGCCCGCGAGCTCCCCGCTGTACGACCTGCCCAATGTGCTGCTCACCCCGCACGTGGCCGGTTCCCTGGGCGGGGAGCTGGACAGGCTGGCGGCTTCGGCCGTCGGGGAACTGGAGCGCTACGCCTCGGGCCTCGGCTTCCGCCACGCCGTCGACCGGGACCGGCTCGGCTACTCGGCCTGA
- a CDS encoding sugar phosphate isomerase/epimerase family protein yields MKYAFSTLGLPGTPLERNADLAATHGYEGLELRAHPEEPLHPDSPAGDRAAGLRTLTSAGVTVLGVAGYARVAAPGPDEPVLAEIHALVRLAADLEAPYVRVFPGGGDLPPAEADGHAVRRLRAAAPFAERHGVRILLETHDSHRTATSTARVLDRVAHPGAGALWDVLHTWLGGESPAESSRTLAGHLGYTQVKDVASAHELTPLGLGGGALPLAEAVALLPPGGWLCWEYEKRWYPGAGELPERLGPGREYLERLVRATDRQAE; encoded by the coding sequence GCACGGCTACGAGGGCCTCGAACTGCGGGCCCACCCCGAGGAACCCCTGCACCCCGACAGCCCCGCCGGCGACCGTGCGGCCGGCCTGCGCACGCTGACCTCCGCCGGCGTCACCGTCCTCGGAGTCGCCGGCTACGCCCGGGTGGCCGCGCCCGGTCCCGACGAGCCGGTCCTCGCCGAGATCCACGCCCTGGTCCGGCTCGCCGCCGACCTCGAAGCCCCCTACGTACGGGTCTTCCCCGGCGGCGGTGACCTGCCCCCGGCCGAAGCCGACGGGCACGCGGTCCGCAGGCTCCGGGCCGCCGCGCCCTTCGCCGAGCGGCACGGGGTCCGGATCCTGCTGGAGACCCACGACTCGCACCGCACCGCGACCAGCACGGCCCGGGTCCTCGACCGGGTCGCGCATCCGGGCGCGGGCGCGCTGTGGGACGTACTGCACACCTGGCTCGGCGGCGAGTCGCCGGCCGAGTCGAGCCGGACCCTCGCCGGGCACCTGGGGTACACGCAGGTCAAGGACGTGGCGTCCGCGCACGAGCTGACCCCGCTCGGGCTCGGCGGGGGAGCGCTGCCCCTCGCCGAGGCGGTGGCCCTCCTGCCGCCGGGGGGCTGGCTCTGCTGGGAGTACGAGAAGCGCTGGTATCCCGGCGCCGGCGAACTGCCCGAGCGGCTCGGGCCGGGCCGGGAGTACTTGGAGCGGCTGGTCCGCGCGACGGACCGTCAGGCCGAGTAG